AATATTAACAGTTTGGGATTTTACAGTTCTAGACATTTGTCTGTAGGTACTTATTTTGTCTGTGCACATGTCTagtttactgctttttttttctatcttttctcttaataaatactggatatttatttatttatttatttatttatttatttatttatttatttatttatttatttattttgagacagagtctcgctctgtcacccaggctggtgtgcagtggcatgatcatggctcacctcagcctcctgggttcaagcagttctcatgccttagcctcctgactagctgggattacaggcacacgctaccatgcctggctaatttttgtatttttagtggaaatggagttttgccatgttggccaggctggtctcaaactcctggcctcaagtgatctgcctgcctcagcctcccaaagtgctgggattacaggcatgagccaccacacctggccagtactGGATATATTTCTATGACAGCACATTTAAGCACCAGTCTGCAACTCACATGCCTGCAGGAGCCAGGCCTATAAGAAAAGGTTGCAGAATTGGCATGGTGTGCCTCTGTCTTTATAAGCAAGACAGCAGCTACTTACTCTAGCCACTTGTTGCCATGTGGGAAATCAGACCTAGTGATGCCAGCTTGTCTAAATCTTCCAAGCTAAACTGAAATCCAGATGTTCTTGTGAAatcttctgatttttaatattCCTAACAAATTCACAGTATCTTTTAACACCCTGTAGGGATCAGTCAGAACACATCTTGAGGCTATATTCCCCCTTCTCATCCCTCAACTCATGACACAGGCTATCAGTATATTCTATTCTTCCAACAACTCTTTTTGGGGTAATTGAGAGTGGATATCTAGCTTTCTGGCTAGTAAGTAAATCTCCTTTCAGGAGTGAAGTGATTTAACTCTGAATCATCGGATTAGTAGTATAATTTACTGGtttaatggatgaatgaaatgaaggtaATTCACCTCTTGGAAGAAAGTCAGAAGTGTCAAAcccattatttctgaggtctttaGGTATTAGGGTGGAAGAGGTAGAAGTTATAGGTACAGTCAGCGTCATATCATTTTAATTAGAAATGAGTAATTTGTTTATTAGGGCAGGCAAAACACACATGAATAAAACCTAATAATGAATAGAACTAGCTTGGCTTTGTATAATAATGTTTTGTAATTAATAAGCACTTTAatctgtgttttcttatttttttcttagagaaataCTGTGGGCTATAGCATAGATTTACCCTCTTTCTTATGTGAGGAAACCAATGTGCAGTGAGATGGGATGATTTGCCCGTTGTCCTTCAGCTACCATTAGCAGAGTTTGATTCTCAGTCCAGGTCTTCTGACCAGGCTCTTTTTATTAGGAGACCCTGAAATCCTTTCTCATTGTGAATTTGAagctgaataattattttaagttggAAAGTTCCTTTAGTAATTTTATGGGTTgccttgaaaattattttgattcaCACTATATTTTAAGATTCTGAGGCTTATTGTCCAGATCTGAACATGAAAGTATCTAGACACTTCAGCTAACAATGCTGTCACTCAGTGTTTTTCTCCTCATTTATTAGTAAACTCTGAAGTTTTTCAATTGAGGGTAATGTGTTAAATTTGCTAGTTATAAATATAAGAGGAACTAAAACTGAAACTTTTCTTTGGGATTGTAGATAACGATCTCTGATGAACCAGACACATTATATAAGCGCCTGTCGGTTTTAGTGAAAGGTCACGATAAGGCTGTATTGGACAGTTATGAATATTTTGCTGTGCTTGCTGCTAAAGAACTTGGTATCTCTATTAAAGTGTAAGTATGGCCTTTCCTGATCTGACCTGTTCGCTGCTATAATATGATCAACCAGGAAAATAGTGCTCATCCCAGGAAggtctgaacttttttttttttttttttttgagacagagtctggctctgttgcctaggctggagtgcagtggcgcaacctcagctcactgcaacctctgcttcctgggttcaggcagttctcagcctcccgaggggtagctgggaccacaggcgcacgccgccatgcctggctaattttttgtattttagtagagacggggtttcaccatgttgcccaggctggtcttgaactcctgagctcaggcaaattgcctgcctcggcctcccaaagtgctgggattacaggcgtgagccaccatacctggcccagtCTGAACTCTTAAAGTAGGAGAGAAACTCTTGGTGGGTAGAGTTTAAGCTTGTCGTATGTTATCCTAATCAGGATCATGCCTTCCTGCCCACTGGAGTTTTTAAATACTAGAATGAGTaaacaaggaaaatgaaagaaatcctTTTTCTAGAAATTGCATTGATGTAAGGAGACTCAAGAAGGCCATGTTTCTGGGATCTCCATGGAGCAGGGAGGTAGAGTGGGTGAATGAACAATCGTTTTAGACCCTTTGGATGTGACCCTTTGGGCTAACATATCCATTGTTTCAAATCTTCCCTAAGAAACACCACTCACCCAGTAATTTCTTGCTTGAATAAGGTAAGCTTCAGATAGCCTTGGAGTCACTGCAGGGTCAAGATAGCCTTGGAGTCACTGCAGTGTCTCCTTTGTCTTGTCATCTGCTCCTTCTGCTGTTGAACAAGGCCCCATCTGGGGCTTTGGCAGTCTGACCTTCTAACAAAAACAGAAGGCACAGTTTCCCAAAATAGACTATAGTTGTTATTTCGATGTATCTATAGATTTTCCTAAAACAGCAGACATATAGCAGGTGTTACAACTGTGTCCACCACACTGGTGCTACTCTTCACAATTCATATGTTTGGTCAATAAACGACTAAAGGGTGTAAAAGCAGCaggtgtgtatgtatgcatgcgcACTTGACATGCCAGGGCTTATTTTTGAGCCTGTGGGAAAAAGCTATTGCTGTCTGCAGTGTTTATTTTGGCCTGAGTTTTATGATAGCAGTTGTTGTTCCAGATGACAGTTTTGGCAAATGGAAGTCTGTAAATGGTACTTAATGCCTATAATCGAGTGTGAGTCTGACCTACAAAATTATGGAATTATGCTTTGTTATCATAGTGACTCAGGTTTTATTTTGTCCATTAATTTCAGACACGAACCTCCAAGGAAAATAGAGCGATTTACTCTTCTCAAATCAGTGCATATTTACAAGAAGCACAGAGTTCAGTATGAAATGAGAACACTTTACAGATGTTTAGAGGTAAGTGTATTTGAGAAATCCTGACATTTTTGAAATACCAGAAGTTCACACCAGCATGTAACTTTAACATTGACTagattgacttctttcagcaAGCCCATGTGTGTTGGTTGTACAGAAGGTAAATATCTTTTAGTGTTTATGGAAGTGTCATGGtaggaaaagtaaaattaaatgaagCCATCCTTTAGAGTAGTGCGTACCTTAACTCAGGAATGCAGATTATGCCAAGATAGCATTGGAATAATTTTGCtcatatttcaaaaattctaGTTAAGTTTTTACACAGTTCTAATAACTGTTTCACATACTAGCTGGATTTTCCATGTCAGTGATGCACAGCATTAGatttttcattcatctgttaCTCATTTGTGCTTCCATTAGTGCCAGCACAGTCTTGTGCTTAAGGAGAGCATGGGTTCTGGAGTTAGACTGCCAATGCCAGAATCCAAGTTCTGGCACTTGACAGCTGTGTGACATGTACCTCAATtcctccatctataaaatgggaataatagtggTACCCATCTCAAAAGGTTAGTGTGAGAAGTAGAATGGAAAATTTATGTAAGCACTCAGAATACTTTGATCACATAGTAAGTGATTGGTAAATATTAAAACAAGCACTCATGCATCTTTTATGTGGGAAGTACTGTACTAGTCATTGAGGGCACAAATATAATAAAGTCATGGTCCCTACtctttttgaggtagagtctcactctgtcacctaggctggagtgcagtggcatagtctaggctcactgtaacctctgccttccaggttcaagcagttctcttgtctcagcctccctagtagctggaactacaggtgtatgccactgtgcctggctaatttttgtatttttagtagagatgggtttcaccatattgaacaggctggtcttgaactcctgacctcaggcgatccacccaccttggccttcaaagtgctgggattacaggtgtgagccactgtgcctgcccagtccctactcttaaaaagaaaaacccaaatttTATCCACCTGTGTCTGAGGGCAATATCTCTCATAGTACACACAGAAAATCTTATACTAACTGTATCTTATAATCCAGTCCTTTTGTCTTCAGTTGTTTTGTGAGCCTCTTGAAAGTATACTGCTTTGATACTATGCTTGCCAACAGTGTTCCATGGAGCCCAGGTTTTAAGGCAGCAGCATTTTGGAAGAAGAGGGTTTCTGGGCCATGTTGCCCCCATGCCGTCAACCAAAggattcatacttttttttttaattgagattttACGTAAGATTCTTTaggggaggccaggtgcggtggctcacgccagtaatcctagcactttgggaggccaaggcaggcggatcacttgaggtcaggagttcgaggccagcctggccaacatggtgaaaccccgtccctactaaaaatacaaaaaaaattagctggacatggtggcacacacctgtagtcccagccacttgggagactgaagcaggagaatggcttgaacccaggaggcagaggttgcagtgagctgagatcacatgcactccagccggggcgacagagtgagactccatctcaaaaaaaaaaaaaagtgtgctttAACAAACAGCATACATGAATCATTTTCATGTTTGATGTTTTAGTTAGAACATCTAACTGGAAGCACAGCAGATGTCTACTTGGAATATATTCAGCGAAACTTACCTGAAGGGGTTGCCATGGAAGTAACAAAGGTATAGCTTGAATTCTGCCTGTTTTGGCTGGGGCAGTGGGGAGTGGTATCTGTATTGTTGTTTTGATACACTGCAACCTGGTCCTGGCCCACTGAGTAGAGTTTGCCGTAACCTGTGGCAAACTGGGAGACAGAGTTGCCACAGTGGTTGGGGGCTATCCACCCCTTGCAACAGAATCCTGCCATTTCAGCCCAAGTCCTCCATGAACCACCTCTGAAGTTCTCACTTCTCAATATTAGTAGTTAGACTTGGGGATCCCATTAAGTGGCAATCCATGAAgatgattgaggatcaaatagATTATATATGTGAGAGTGTTTTGTAGACCATCAggtttccttctttccatttcaaAACCCTATGGAAAGACTAGggggataaaagaaaaagaagtaaagaggATTTGACCAAATTAATAAGTCTGATTTATAGCCAAAAAGTTCTTTTAAATCCACATTATaaaaccttctctctttttttagacACAGTTAGAACAGTTACCAGAACACATCAAGGAGCCAATCTGGGAAACACtatcagaagaaaaagaagaaagcaagtcaTAAAGCCTCGGGGAGGCCATTTGTGCCTGAATTTGGAATGAGGGTGGGCCAGATGAGTATGTTTAAGCGGAGAGTGCTTCCAGCTAAGATGATTTGAGTCCGCCTACCTGTTCCATTGAGTTCTCGTGCCTTCATCAGCTGAGAGCAGGGAATGGAACTTTAATGGAACAACCACTTTTATCTATTCTTTTTATACATGTCATTGTTTCAGTTCTGATTTCAACAAACATGAGCAAACCACTTTGACTCAAAGTGGAAAGTGAAAATTCTATTTTGTTATGCTACTAGTGTTCAATTATTAGTTTGCACCATTTTTAATTTATGTCAGTTGATGCATCTGAAAATAAGTGCTTGAAGTGTTCAcacccttatttttttttttttttttttaagattcctaGAAGGAATCTTTGGTTAATTCAAATTGAGCAGTTAAAGTTCTTGATATTTACCTTTGTGCAGGCTGGCATATGCTAACTTGGGGGTGGTAACCAACCAGTTTTATCTCATTTAAGCATTACATTTTGAAGACTGTGAATATACTTTACAGCAGATCAGACACATTTATGGCATGCATTGACCTCTTCTTGGAGCCCAAAATTTTATAGAGTTGCCTACCAGGGTTACTATAATGGAATTTATGATCTTAAGAAATTACTAGTTATATTATTTATCctatgattcattcattcaataagatTTTATTACATAAACTTTGCATCCAGCACTGTAGTAAGTACCCAAAATTGAATAGAAATAATGGCTTTTGAAAATTGTgcaaagcaggccaggcacagtggctcacgcctgtaatcccagctctttgggaggccaaggcgggtggatcctgaggtcagaagtttgagaccagcctgaccaacatggtgaaaccctgtctctactaaatatacaaaaattagccggacatggtggcgcatgcctgtaatcccagctactcaggaggctgaggcaggagaatcacttgaacccaggaggtggaggttgcagttagacgagatcgtgccactgcactccagcctggtgacagagcgagactctgtctcaaacaaaaaagaaaagaaaagaaaactgtgcaAAGCGtagataaaactttttctttattaagcTGCTCACTGATAAGCCCTCTTTCTTTTGGTAAATGTCACTCTTTAGGAGATGTCTGCTTTTCCATGAAATGAAACAGTGGCTAAAGCCCTGAAAGAGGCAAGACTACAATGGGCTGAAACAGTTGGTATGGCAACCCTAGAGAagtgcttcattttctttttatagtagAAGCAGGTCCATGTCTTTTGTGGTTTCCTTCACATCTTTGGAGTAGTTATGACTTCTCAGTTTTTCCCCCTCTTAAACTGCATTGCCTGTTCTCTTTTCCTGACATGCTATCAGGTATCAGTGTGTTGAATACATGCTGCTTGTGTATCAGACTTATGTTACTGCCATTACCATTAGAAGAATTACAGCCTTGTGCCCCATGACCTTCAGCTCAGTTGTTGACTGTCATTCATGAATGCCTAAAGCATACTTACACCAGGTATAAGCCTCAAGATCAAGAACTAGTCAATAAAACATGAGCAACATAATGGTAACTATGTGTAGCAAAGCAGCAATTTATGACACATTGTCATctgaagtaattctttaaaaataaatatagaccCAGCCAGTCGCAgatgctcaagcctgtaatcccagcactttgagaggctgaggcaggtggatcacctgaggtcaggagttcgagaccagcctggccaacatggtgaaaccccgtctctactaaaaatacaaaaattagctgggcatggtggtgggcgcctgtaatcccagctgcttgggaggctgaggcaggaggattgcttaaactcaagaggtggatgttgcagtgagctgagactgcaccacagcactccagcctgggtgacagcaacactttgtctcaaaaaaaataaataggccggtcgcggtggctcacgcctgtaatcccagcacttcaggaggccgaggcgggcggatcacgaggtcaggagatcgagaccatcctggctaacacgatgaaaccctgtctctactaaaaatacaaaaattagctgggcgtggtggcaagcacctgtagtcccagctactcaggaggctgaggaggagaatggtgtgaacccaggaggcggagattgcagtgagccgagatcgtgccactgcactccggcctaggcgacagagggagacttgtttgaaaaaaaataaataaaataaatataaatccaCACCTAAACTTTTCGGAACTTTTTTACAGACACTATAAATCACTTTTATAGTGATTTATAGGATGATGTATGCATGCTCACCTCCAATGACTTCTATATGAGCTCCTTCAAAGGTGTGTGCGTCCACTTCCAGCTATTTCAGACTAAATTAACCTGTAAACCAAAGTACTTAGTTTAGGACTTCCAATTACATGTTAAAACCTTGGCTtaagataaaaagcaaatgaactacatgtgcacacatgcacgtgGGAAAAACTagtagtatttcttttttctttttttttaaggtggagttttgcactgtcacccaggctggagtgcagtggcgcgatctcggctcactgcaacctccacctcccaggttcaagcgattatcctgcctcagcctcccaagtagctgggactacaggcatgtgccaccatgcccagctgatttttgtatttttagtagagatggggtttcaccatgttggccaggctggttttgatctcttgacctcatgatccgcctgccttggcgtcccaaagtgctggaattacaggcatgagccaccgtgcctggcccaaaactaGCAGTGTTTTTGACAAAAGTATTTGGCATATTTGAAGCCTACTTCTTGATATAAACAAAGTTGGCATGAAGTACAGTActgaaaaaatgttataaaacaaaatagtttctTAGCTTATCAGGATATAGCTATCCTGATAGGCCGAAaagatttttggttttcttttgttggtTTTAAATTAGGCCTCTGAGTAAAATGCATATCCTGAAAATTAGAATTAATGCCTGGGTCACACTTTCTGTCCATGGTGGGTGTGGGAGATGGTGAGAGAAGAGTGGATTTGATGGtatatgttggtgcaaaagtaattgcagtttttgccattaaaagtaatggcaaaaaaataGTATGAAccggccaggagtggtggctcacgcctgtaatcccagcacttggggaggccgaggccagcagatcacctgaggttggaagttggagaccagcctggccaacatggagagaccccatctctattaaaaatacaaaatgagcagggtgtggtggcgcatgcctgtaatcccatctacttgggaggctgaggcaggagaatcccttgaacccgggaggcggaggttgcggtgagctgagatcgtgccattgcactccagcttgggcaacaagagtgaaactcaaaaaaaaagaaaaaaaaatagaatgaaccaGAAGGCAGGTAGGAAGTGagatgatcttttttctttttctttttctttttctttttttttttttttttcttttgtagagacagagtcttgttctgttgcccaggctggagtgcagtggtacagtcagagctcactacagcctcgaacttaGGGGCTCAAGGGCTGtttccaccacagcctcccaagtagctaggactaaatatgtgcaccaccacactcagctaattttcttattttttggagtcagggtcctgctctgtcacccaggctggagtttagtggcatgaacacagctcactgcagccttgacctcctgggctcaggtgatcctcctgcctcagcctcccaagtagttggaaccacaggcatgcaccaccacacatggctaattttttaatacttttgtagagataggggtctcactttgttgccagggctggtctcaaattcctgacctcgaaTGAATCTtcggccttggcttcccaaaatactgagattacaggcatgatccatcatgcccagcctatattttcttcataagaaataaaatcatgttctGATCTAAGAGTCTTAGTAtaacggccgggcgtggtggctcaagcctgtaatcccagcactttgggaggccgagacaggcggatcacgaggtcaggagatcgaaaccatcctggctaacaccatgaaaccccgtctctactaaaaaatacaaaaaactagccgggcaaggtggcgggcgcctgtagttccagctactctggaggctgagccaggagaagggcgtaaacccgggaggcagagcttgcagtgagctgagatccggccactgcactccagcccgggcgacagagcaagactccgtctcaaaaaaaaaagagtcttagTATAACTACAGATCTCTGGTAAGACAGACTAAACTAGTTCAGTGCCAAGTTTCAGTGCTTTGAAAGAATGGCATATATTCCTGGCCCTATGACCATTTAAACATGCCACAGTGAATACATAAAGCAATCATTTTAAATTGTTAGTCTTGGCCggacgcgatggctcacgcctgtaatcccaacactttttgggaggcagaggcaggcggattacgaggtcaagagatcgagaccatcctggctaacacggtgaaatcccgtctgtactaaaaatacaaaaaattagccagtcgtggtggcgggcgcctgtagtcccacctactcgggagactgaagcaggagaatggcgtgaacctgggaaggggagcttgcagtaagccaagatcatgccactgcactccagcctgggcaacagagctagactccatctctaaataaataaataaa
Above is a genomic segment from Piliocolobus tephrosceles isolate RC106 chromosome 5, ASM277652v3, whole genome shotgun sequence containing:
- the MRPS10 gene encoding 28S ribosomal protein S10, mitochondrial isoform X1, whose protein sequence is MFHQGELKGLGNFSINSSKGDTVKNGGFLLSTNMKWVQFSNLHVDVPKDLTKPVITISDEPDTLYKRLSVLVKGHDKAVLDSYEYFAVLAAKELGISIKVHEPPRKIERFTLLKSVHIYKKHRVQYEMRTLYRCLELEHLTGSTADVYLEYIQRNLPEGVAMEVTKTQLEQLPEHIKEPIWETLSEEKEESKS
- the MRPS10 gene encoding 28S ribosomal protein S10, mitochondrial isoform X2; translation: MFHQGELKGLGNFSINSSKGDTVKNGGFLLSTNMKWVQFSNLHVDVPKDLTKPVITISDEPDTLYKRLSVLVKGHDKAVLDSYEYFAVLAAKELGISIKVHEPPRKIERFTLLKSVHIYKKHRVQYEMRTLYRCLETQLEQLPEHIKEPIWETLSEEKEESKS